ATAAGTGGCGAGCACGCGTTCTACCGGTTTTGTACTATCGAGCAGTCGACCAATGGCGAGGCCTAACAGAAGGGGTAACCGTGCAGCTCCGGCATAACCCAAGCCACGCCAGGCAGAGATCCGCTCAAGCTCAGGAGGGCAGCGCAACTCGTCAAGACTGCGACGCAGATTAGCGCTAAGGGCCTGATCAGCGGCAAATGCACCGAGCAAACTGACCTCTGCCTGCCAACGCTCAGGTAACGAATGGAGTAAGGAATCCAGGCATTCTACCCACGAAGCCGCTTGTGACATGTCATCAACTGGCGCAGCGCAGCGGACTCTAACCGCTATCTCGTCGGCTGCAATCCCCCCGGCAGCTGAATCAAAAGTCAAATTGGCTAACTGTGCCGCATCTGGAGCATTACCCTGTGCTGCTTTACTGGCCGTAACAGACCTTGTATGCGACTCTCTCCGCGATCGCCTAAGTAGTACGAATCCTGCGCCATCTGCGGGTGCCATACCGTATGGCTGCAAGGTGTTACGGCGAATTCTTGCCAGATCAGGATCGGCAACTACACAATCGCTAGCACAGGCATCTACACCAGCAATCAAGATCGAGCCAACCTCCCCTGAACTGATTGCCCGTACTGCGATATTTAAAACCGCGAAGGTTGATAACCCAGGCGGGACCGTCCACCACCGCGATTTCGACAATTCCGGCAAAGTACTGATCAGTTGCCTTTGAGCCGGCGAGCCTAAACCTTGTTCAGCAATGGCATGCCAAGCTCTACCAACGCGATGCCCGAAAGCTGGTAGCATGACCATCTCATCGGGGTACTGGCGACCAATCCGGTCGCTGAGCTGGCTGGCTGTGGCTTCGACCAATTTCTCGAGCCGTTGCGCATAACCTAAACCACTCAATTGGCTGCAACTGAGCACCGGTACGGGGGCATGAGCAAAATCGGCTGTACCAGCGGCAACCGCACCTGTCTCTGGCGCAACAGTATCTGCAGCCACCGCTGCATACACAGTGCTTGGATCTCTGCCGGCGGCACAGATCATCGCCGGAACCTCAACCATGACCTCGCCATCGACATCGAACCAACCGCTGTCAATATCTTCCCGACTAGACAGGCTATCCATAACGGCAAGATTACTTCTCTGACCACCTTGTCGAGCAGACTCTTCAATTGCCATCTGCAGAGCCCCAGGAGGAAGAAGATGTGCTCGCATTTAGCGCTCCTGAGCGTGGCTCTAAGCCGCTTGCCAAGCACCCTGGGGGATGGTCAATAAAAACCCGCATCCCGTTAGCCATAGTAGCCTGGGACTCACTAAGCCAACCCCTCCAACTAAGCGTTGCTTCACGCCGATCCGTATCAATGGTCAGGGTGTCAAGAGAGAGGCTTACGGTTTCCCACTGCCAACGCCGTACCAACTCAAGATGCGGCACCAAACCGGGCAGATGCCAAGATATAGCATCGCCGCAAGGTGTCTGCGGGATAAGCCCGCCCAAGGTTATTGATTCATTGCCCTGCAAAGGCTCAGCTAAGCGCTGATCATCTGGGGCGTAGTTATAAGCCGCTGGGTGAGGTGGCTGGAGGTAGCGAATCTCGCCAAGTCGATAGGCCTTTTCATCGATCTTGCCAAAACGTCCGGCACGCGGTGCCCAACCAGCTGGAATTGGGCCAAAACCTGGAGGTGTTCCTCGGCCCGGTGGTTTAAGTCGGGGCCGCACGATCCGCGGGATTTCTTCAGCGACGATCTCAGCACCCCAGCGCCGATAACCGCATCCTACCGGATTGAATGGATAGGCATGAGTTAAAGGCGCCTCCCGAGGTCCACCGTAGGCATATTCATAACGGATGGGAACTGGAGTAGTTATCGGCTCAGGCGCTCCAATCCTGCCACGGCTATCCGACTCTCGCTCACCTAGGGCCCACACCCATTTATCCACTAACACTCCACTATCTCGCCTATAGAGGCTGAAACCGGCAGCAACGGCGGCTTTTTCCCCGCATGGCTGAGCCGCGCCGTGAATGATGATTTCACTGCCTTGTTTACAAGGCACCATATCGCCTGCAGCAGCGAGTGAGCTAAGGCGCGCATCGGCATAAAAACGTTCGGTTGGCTCAATCTCAGAGGCATAATCTTGCAACTGCAGTAGGCCATTACAGTTCGGGCTAAGAGTGGCCTTGATTACCAAAGCTACCCCAGCCTGGCCATTTCTCCCGAGCGCTGGCCAAGCAGCACTAGCGAGTTCTTGTGGAGCATCGATACTGATATCCGCGGGCAAACCACTAAAGCCGATTTGCGGCGCGGATTTATCTGCTTGGTTACCTAGTTCAGACATGTTGCGCTCATCTCCCTGAGCTTAGCGCGACGCCGATAACACGGCTGCTCGGCTGATAACCCTGCGGTTTTCCACCCCAGGCGCAGCAAAGCAACTTCCAGTAGGTGATTTATTAGCCAACCACCATATCCGAACAATGTCCGCAACATTGTTCTGTCATTCAAAGGCTCACCTAGGAGCACGCCTGTAGGGTGCTCATCAAATAAACAGCTGTATTCCCGCCACCATCGCTTTGCCTGCTGGAAATCTGCAATATATCCAACCTGCGCCGGCTTATCGGGTCGACGGCCACTACCGGCTAAGCGCATCTGCGGCTGCAATACGAGTCTTCTCCCGCTGACTAGTTGCCAGCCGCTTTCGGCGAATCTGCTGAATCGGGGGTTGGCTAAAGCTTCCAATAGCAACTCTGCCCCAGCACGACTGCCGGTAAGAGCGGCGAGCGGCAAGATCCGCGCAGCATCATGCTCAATACGGTAAGCCAGCAGGTTAGGTAGACTCTCGTCGCCCAGCGCAGCTCTCATCGCCAGGGTGGAATAGCTCTGATCATCTCTCAAAAACTTGAGTAGTTGGCGAGAGCTCAGCGTGCCCGCAATCCACTGCTGGCGGAGAACCGCGAGGCGCAGTCTGGTATCTTCTTGATCAGGCTTGGATGTACGAATGGCCAGTCTATTTCGGGAAGCATAATCATAAACAGAGGCACGCAGCTCAGAGCAAGGTTCAGCTAAGGCCTGGTTAATTTGACTCAGCCGTAAAGCAACTCCGCTATCGGAATAGCTTTGCCAAAAAGCCGGTAACGAGGTATCTGGATCAATTTTATGAATGGCTGCCTCGCCACACCAAAGCAGGGCACGTAAGCCACCAATAGCTATCTCAGTAGGGACCTCGCGCAAAGAGTCGAAAAGTTTATGAATGGAGTCTGCTAGCTTGACGTTGCTGTGAGCTGAGTTAGCCGTTCTCATGCTCTCCAACAACACAGCACAGCAGTAGAGAAAGGCCTCATCATCATCCTGCCAAGAGGCAAACGGCTCTCGGCCCGCCCCACTGAGAGTATGGAGTAGTGCCTGTTCACGCCGATCAAGACTATCAGCGGCACTCAGGCCATAGGCATAGAGGTTTTTTAATCTGCCCAGGTTCTCACGTGCAGCCGTGGTATATGGGACGGCCACATTAGCGAAGAGACTATCCATGTCTCTAGGTATCCTTTTGCTAATTAAGCGCTATTCGCCTGCCGGTTATACGATTCTCACCGTTGGCATGGGTATGCACAGTGTCACCATCGACCTGTATGCGGCCATCGGCCCGCAATTCGAGCATTGACCCGTTGGCCTCGATACGCACATCTCCCTGCTCAGCACAGAAAAGGAATGAACCATCAGCACGGCATTCAAGCCCGAGTCGTGGCACTTCGGCTTTATCAGCAAGGGCGTGAATGACCCAGCCGCCAGTACTCTGTTCTAGCTTTTTATCATCCAGGAGAACCACTACCGAGTCACCCGGCGATAGCGGTGAGAGATCACGGGCATGCGCTATGACCGGTAGCTCAACTATCCCGGAAGGGATCAGCAAGTAGATCGTCACAGCCCGGCCTTCAGCAGCTTGAGCCACCTGAGCTATAGCCGTGGTCAGCCGCGACTGCGCAGTGAGTAGAGAGTTTTGGTGGTGGTGTTGCTTTTCGCCTTGATCCATGGCGGCACGACTCTCCTTGTCGTTGGTGTTTCCACAATCATGCAGCGCTTCCTGTGCGCCAAATACTGGAGCGGGTGATGGGATTCGAACCCACGACCCCAACCTTGGCAAGGTTGTGCTCTACCACTGAGCTACACCCGCTGCGTCGCTACAGATGTGCATTCTACAACGCTTTGCGCCGACGTCAACCCCCCATCCCGGGCGCAAGCAAAATAGTTTCCAACAATTAGTAACCTCTTAACATCCGGCGACACCTTATATGATCTCAAAAACTCCCTATGTGCAAGCGCACCATATCTAAACGCTTCGACCCTAACCAATTGCCCTCACACTCTAGGGGATTACCATCCATATCTTCTAGATACACAGCCTTCATATAGAGCCATTTAGTGCCTTCATCTTCCATCGCTGATGGTCTACTCGAGACAACCGCTACCCACTCTTCACCTACACACTGAACAAAGCCCATATTTTGTCCAATACCTAGAATCCGTGCTTGTTCAGAACCTTCGTCAGGCTGTTTGCGTAGGCTAACCCCGTGCTGAATTACCTCAAGCTGCTTAAGCTCGACAGTCTGAGGCTCTTGGTTGGCTGCTTCGCGAAGGTATTCAATCCATGTGTCAACACCAAGCTTCTCTGTCAACGACCCAAAAATCCCTTCTACTCCTGACACGCGCTCCGCACTGGCAACACTACCACTCAGGATCAGGAGCGCGACAAAAACCCAACATCCCATCATGCCCCATCTACGCATCACATTATGTCTCCATTTATGTCTATAATTAACCAAAAGAGGCGTAACACTTTCTAACTAAACCAAATCAGAATAGCTCCCCAACTGCACTATCCTTGTCGTTTTTAGTTTCGTTATTGAGGCGTTTTGATACCTGCCGAAAATTGTCAGTCGCCACATTTTGAATATGCTGGAGCAAAACCTGCACGGGGTCACCGCTTCGGGTAAGCTCCTGCAGCAGATCACTATGACTAATTTCCAAAGTATCATCGTTTTTTATTTCATTTACAAAACCTTTCATAAACTCTGCAGCCTCTGGACAAACAAACGTCCTATTCTGACTTGGGTTAGACATATTAGGAGACTCGGTCAGAAGGGCAGACTCCATGGCCGGAAAAATGCACAAGGCTGAATTTGTTATGGCTATGGTAAATGCTTGCTTAACAGCATCCTCCCCATCCCGTGCCGAGATACCTAAAGGCACAAGCATAAACACGGAACTCTTCTCACTGCCAGGCTCGAGTGGGGCCTCGAGCATTAAATAAGGCACCACTGTAGCTGAACCTTTCTTTACGGGCTGATCCTTTCGCTGACTCCAATACATATAATTGACAAACGAAGGCACCGGAACAAGCCATCTGGCATTTACTATACTTGGACCACCCTCAACCTCCCCGACTTGCGTAAAAAGACCACCCCCCTCAGCAGCAAAGAGACAGTTTATAACCTCCCTTAGTTGTTCTTTGGAGCCCTTGGCCATACGACTGTTCATGCGTTTATAAAACCCGCCGTCACGAAACAGTGTTCGAGCCCAAATACGGGCTACACGACCTTTAACTGCTGCCTCAAGCATTTTTGTATTGACTTTTTGTGCAGAATCACCAATCTCAAGGAGGCAGGCTTTGAGCCTATGCGCTGCTTTGTTTCTCAGCTCTTCTTCTTTATGCTTAAACTCACCAACAGTAACCTGAGGGTTTTCAAGCTCTTTCACATCTTTTTTATCAAGAAGGTCATGCCAGTCATATCCCTCCCCAAGTGCTTCTTGAATTCTTCTCAAATCGGACTTATCGCTTTCATCCCATAACTCTTCAAAAGTTACATCAGTTCTGAGCGATTTTGCTGGATCGCTTCCCTCAGGAGAAAAGATATCAGAAGAAACCTGGTAATACAGCTTATCATCAAAGTAAACAGGCAGCCGCAGCACGCGATCCTCACGATCGCGCATAGAAATCAATGACTGCTCAAATGCCTGAGCCAACTTGTGACAGACAAAAGCAGTATGTGCTTTTTCTGCCGGATCATCGGCACGAAGATGTTTTTGCAATTTTGCATCAGCAAGCTTAGCCAGAAATCTGGAATAAAACCTATACTCAGTTATATATTTATTGAGAACTGCCCGCCGCCCCTGACGTGCCTTTTCAATATGATCGCTTGACTTGATCCATTGCTTATTACCTTCATCAATAACCTTGTCGTAAGCACTGACAGAGAACTCGTCACGGGCCCGCGCCATGGCTTCTTGAATCCGAGATCGACGACCGAAAGGCAGGATAATAAAATTGACGAGGGAACGCAGCGGCAGCAACAATAACCAGCCCACGACGGCAAACACGCGCAGACCAGACAGCAACTGCATTAGTACGAAAAGGGCAAATGCCACCAGTGGAACCCCCACCCAGTAGTAGTTAGCCAACACTGGACCGGGGACATAAAAGGGCATTTTTTGCATGCCAGTCTCTTCTAGCGGGATCCTTTCGCCTGCTTCATTAATTGCTATCGGCCTGCTCAGGCTCTCAATAGGCAAGGGAGCAAAGACATCCCAGCCTGGCTTCCTATACTCCATTGCGCCATTAGTGCGGTCATAGCTACCTCCAATATCGTGAACCACCACATCCGGCGGACCGTAAATGGATCCCCCGAATATCCACGCACCAACTAAGGCTACTGTTACAAAACGTCGCGGCCAGCTCTTCAGCATCGCCGGAAATAGCCTCTTTAGCCCCCAAATGAACAGCACCACTGCGGCACCCACCAAGGCCGCTTCCGTACCGGAAAAGACATATAGGCCACCGATCAAGAGTGACAATAGCAATGCAAGTAGCGATATTTTTTTCATGAGTTTTCTTGTCAATTATTAGTTGGATTAATTTACGGTGCCGCCCCCCCGTGTTCGTTAACATAATGTCACACAAATGCTATGGATTGAACCCATTGCGACATACTTCGTTATACGCTGGCGCACACAAGAAAACCCTGTGCCCGACGCAGACACAGGGTTAGTTACAAAAGACCACCTTCAAAAAGAGGCCTGCATAGCGCAAAGAACTTATACCAGCTCCCTAAGGCCAGCCACCCTGGCTAGCAAACCCTATCTAGATCGAAGCGATCAGCCTCCATGACCTTAGTCCAGGCTGCGACAAAGTCATTAACGAACTTGTCCTGGTTATCGTCCTGCGCGTAAACCTCAACGTAGGAGCGGAGAATGGAGTTGGAACCAAACACCAGATCAACCCGGGTAGCAGTCCACTTCAACTGATCACTCTTGCGCTCGCGGATCTCGTAATGATTCTTGCTCACCGGCACCCAGGTGTAGGACATATCAGTAAGATTGACGAAAAAATCATTGCTCAGCTGGCCTTCACGATCGGTGAGCACGCCGTGCTTGCTACCAGCGTAGTTGGCCCCAAGCACGCGCATCCCCCCGAGCAATACCGTCATCTCGGGCGCTGTCAGCCCCAGTAACTGCGTCCTATCCAGCAACATCTCCTCGGGAGAGACGGCATAGTCCTTCTTTAGCCAGTTACGATAACCATCTGCAAGCGGCTCCAAATACTTAAAGGATTCTACGTCAGTCATCTCCTCAGTAGCGTCGCCACGGCCTGGAGTAAATGGCACATTTACCGCATAACCGGCCGCCTTTGCCGCCTGCTCAATGCCGACGTTACCAGCCAGCACAATAGTATCCGCTACACTAGCGCCACTCTCAGCGGCAAGAGGCTCGAGCACCTTCAGCACCCTGGTCAGACGCTCCGGCTCGTTACCTTCCCAGCTATTCTGCGGTGCCAGACGAATACGGGCACCATTGGCCCCGCCCCGCTTATCCGAACCGCGGAAGGTGCGAGCACTATCCCAGGCCGTAGCCACCAAATCGGCGATACTAAACCCACTAGCTGCTATCCGCTCTTTGAGAGCCTCAACATTGTAGTCGGTTC
This Halorhodospira halochloris DNA region includes the following protein-coding sequences:
- a CDS encoding DUF2169 domain-containing protein, whose protein sequence is MSELGNQADKSAPQIGFSGLPADISIDAPQELASAAWPALGRNGQAGVALVIKATLSPNCNGLLQLQDYASEIEPTERFYADARLSSLAAAGDMVPCKQGSEIIIHGAAQPCGEKAAVAAGFSLYRRDSGVLVDKWVWALGERESDSRGRIGAPEPITTPVPIRYEYAYGGPREAPLTHAYPFNPVGCGYRRWGAEIVAEEIPRIVRPRLKPPGRGTPPGFGPIPAGWAPRAGRFGKIDEKAYRLGEIRYLQPPHPAAYNYAPDDQRLAEPLQGNESITLGGLIPQTPCGDAISWHLPGLVPHLELVRRWQWETVSLSLDTLTIDTDRREATLSWRGWLSESQATMANGMRVFIDHPPGCLASGLEPRSGALNASTSSSSWGSADGN